Proteins encoded together in one Marispirochaeta sp. window:
- a CDS encoding MarR family transcriptional regulator, with protein MENQEKVKSIGKWISILHRQAQIYLNRELKPYGLSSSEYIYLVNLGVEDDGINQKCLSDMIIIDDALTTRVMKNLETKGYIIREKSQIDKRSYNIRLTKKGIEIQPIILKVLKNWTDIIAEGMNEAERDSIIQKLTVMSHNALKVTQGK; from the coding sequence TTGGAAAATCAGGAGAAAGTAAAGAGCATTGGTAAGTGGATTTCCATTCTTCACAGGCAGGCACAGATTTACCTTAACAGAGAATTAAAGCCCTATGGCTTAAGTTCTTCGGAGTATATCTATCTGGTCAATCTTGGCGTTGAAGACGATGGGATCAATCAAAAGTGTTTGTCTGACATGATCATCATCGATGATGCGCTTACAACTAGAGTAATGAAAAACCTTGAAACCAAAGGGTATATCATTAGAGAGAAAAGCCAGATCGATAAACGATCCTATAATATTCGGCTGACAAAGAAAGGGATTGAAATACAACCGATCATTCTTAAAGTACTTAAGAACTGGACGGATATTATTGCCGAAGGCATGAATGAAGCGGAAAGAGATTCTATCATTCAAAAGCTCACGGTAATGTCACATAACGCGTTAAAAGTAACGCAGGGGAAATAA